ttgtgcaGGTGCTTCGTGTTTCTTGATATTTAAAGCCGCActatattattgataaataaaactaaatttattctGAATGAGACAATGCTTTTATATTTAGCCTCATAAAGTACCATCAACGGTTAGAATTAACTTAATAAGTTATTCGGCTGGCATTGGAACTCTCTAACAAAAATTTGCTTTGATGACGCTAAATTACCTGATCTACTTAGATTAGGTAATTTAGCGTCATCTTACGAAACCTAATACCAAAATAGTTCAGTATTCGTAGCACTGATGCCAAAAACTTAGATTAACGAGACAAACACCCAATGGAAAAATCGCTATTAGTAAATATAAGGTAGCCTAAGCTTAAgctaaaaaataagaattttaaaagaattccTCGATACAATGTTTCAATGAGAAATTTctgttataaatgttataagaaACGCTGTAAGCAGAATTCATAATAGGGTTAAGCTTGCGGTCGGATGACGAATTGCTGTGGAATCTTAGTAGTGTGGTTGTAAGACCTACATCTTGAACTATACATAAGCATATTTGCTTGGGAACCAGTAGAACAGCTCTGTGATAAACATAGCAGAAATTTCTGAATCTCATTGgcaattttttacatttaaactcaatatatttataaatataaattataaattgaaattgaaatcaAACCAATAATAGATATCgcgtttcattatttatgtttcatgAGCCTTAAACATCaacatcttttttttaaattcgtaatgATAAGATGTAGTAATGTATCGTCCGTTCAAAATTGATTTGAGCATTTTTTACTCGTttcgatatttataaaaattacaagtttTTCTCTCAATCGTTTCGAGATTGTTAGgtcgtttaataaaaatcatatgtttatttttatctgtgagatacttgaaatatttttgtaaatgacttggaatataaacttatacacAATGTTTTTGGTAGCTCTTTACCCGACTACTTTTCTTAGAGAATTACTGGTTTAAGGAATCTTTCACTATTGAAATGTTATGTATCAAAGTTTTACCTTTTTAgtcaataaaacaaagtatttatagtaaaatgtattacaaagtaacattacattaaaacatattaattttacatgaGATCTTTTTTACGAATTAAACTCAAGGCAATTTCAAacgaaaacattatttacattttgctGTAGGGCATTCCAcgataatacaattaaaattattagaattacaaataatttcaaagttaaataatagaCTATTTGCATTTATGGTACGAGTTGTGAGATCAGCTTTGCTAAAGTCGACACGCCAAGTTAATTTCAACAAAGTTTCCTAACAAGCTTTTACTTGATCTAGACAAAGGTAAGACTAGACAGCGAAAATTACATGTACCATTAACTATACGTTCATTTTGAAGACCCACACAAGTCAATGCGTCTGTAAGGCAAAAAATCTTTCTTGATACGATAAGCTTTGctaaatctaataaaactCCATTGGCCAGTTTCATTGATAACAATTTACTATTGTCATTTAGAGGGCGATAGTGTCTGACCCGTTCCTAATTTAATCGTGCCGATAAACTATtcatattttcctttaaaaacaCGTCAAATCGTAAACCTTCTTCagttttttatagttaaataaatcaaccttattacattaattatagcATAAACATAATTAGACGAGTCAAGCGAGTaacataaatcattttaataaataagataatacaAAACGTGGGACGGGAATGTGTAGGCGACGGCCACGACTGGcaattgtttttctaataataacgGTGACCTACCAATTGATAAATGCGCAATAGAACATTCGATCTCTTTTTGTTTTGCAATAATCGCCCATTTCTAATTACAAGTGTCCACTTTAACAGCTTTTTAACAGTTTTGTTGGTTTTTGCACCCCAGTTACCTTTTTTTACCAGGATTTAGCCTaccaatttaaaagaaataaaaggaTTGGACAACATTTGTAACTCTAAGCtctaaaattgtatgaaaaaattaaaggcCAGTGATGAGTCCGCACTCGCGTACCACTTGCTCTGCAGACACGGGGTTAAGGAACACTGAAAATTGGAAATAtacctattatatatttgattaataattcCAAGCGTACCACTTAgggaaattattttgtgagtTAAGATCTATTCTATTTAATTGACACACACATAGACACATTTAACATACCAAGAATTTAGTTtacaatacacaaaattttactCCATATTCAAAAAGGACCTTTTTCTGTGCAACCCAACATATAAGAGGCTTGTGAAGAGGCATTTCCTTTAACACGCGAGACCGCTCTTAGTACAAGGTCCTAGTTTTTATGAACGAGTATGTGTtccagtttttaaatttaattgaataacaaataataaacgcAGTAACTTACTTGCCCCtccattaaatatatcttgatCAGGTATAATACTCGCCGCGGCAATAGCGGCCTCGTCTAGTACGATCAcctgaaaaatatgttttatgtatgtttagtAAAAAGCAAATAAACAATCTCACAATAGAGCGTGGGATACTCGACATTTGTTGAATTGTTTATTACTCTAtcgatattttataagtataaaaatatttaaacaaaacttctgtataaacgcaattaactttaaattatctagaaaatattttgtaaagataAGTTctagtaacaaaaatatcttaaactgTAATTAGTACTTTCTTTTATAAGTTAAAAgctcattaaaataaacgccttaatgtgaataaaaaaattattttgcaagATCGAGTCTAATAGTTAGTCTGGTCCTCAAAAACACTATTTAACTTTTGTTGCTGCACTCAaagtctaaaaaaaatttttttgtaaaattaccTTGGGGCACTCAATTATATGAGCTTCCAATCGCTCAGTCTTCTCTTGTTCTCTCCTCTGTGGCAGCAGGTCTATTGCATTGGCGGCTAATGACCAAAGATGACCAGCGCCTTGTGAAGCCCGCGCCCCCTTGCGGAAGTGAGGGTTGATGGACAGGTTGTGCCGTACCGAGTTTTTCCAACGCTCATCATTCGCTTTGTAAAAAGGAAAGTGGTCACtggaaattcaaaaatttcttaattacgcttaattttcttttttttgtacGTAAAAAAGCATAACAGGACAGTATGGGGAGAAACATGGTTGAGGgtggttatatttataattttgtgctCTTGTTATATGTATGAGTTATAATAACTCATTTAACTGAATATGATGTTATTCTTTCAaggaatttgtttatttatttattaacacttcgttacattacaatattaaaaaaaattgaacataatcaaatcaaaaggacggcaactggcggccttatcgctttcgagcgatctcttccaggcaaccactgtgaataaagaaaaatgtattcaagaagtgcaaaaatacatgtaatacacagttattaagacaaaactaagcaggaaacaaaaaaaacaaactaaactaacattttttttctaacaacaattaaattaactaacaATTTAATTCCGGCTACCAAGACTCCTTCTAAAatcctatattatttaaaacctaGTATTCGTTAATAATCTCTTATACcaacaattcattattttcttaaaattgtaaacGCAGAGATCCCCTCATGTCAAGAACTACCCACCCCCGCGATCAGTGTCAAACCGCAAGACGGTCCCACGCTGTGACGGGTACGGCACGATCGATTTTGCTCAATGGGGCAAGGGGTGATTTGTCTATTAACCGTAACAATTGAGGGTTGATCCCACCTGTACGATTAACAGCTGTTTAAATGGTTACGGGATCAGTATAACTGATATTGATACATGTAGActttttataacttaacatttttagtattaattgttttagcaAATCAATTCTAGATAAGGTGAGACGAGCAAAGACGACAACATACTTTTTATCTAACAAGTGGTTAGTTCCGGCTTTgcattacttattttataaatgattttggaaatagtatataatataatataatataatagtatataataaaaactactaGCCTATGTTACTTAGGGAAAAGGTAGAATTCCAACAATGAAAGAAGTATTAAAATTGACCTAATAGGTATAACTAATATTTCCTTGTATAGATAAAAttgtgtttgtaaatatttttcgcATAAAACTGGAAAACcattacattataaacattatgatTATCAGGAACGGTTAGTCAACGTTAAACAATATAGTTAATTCTCTAATCGAATTTAACAACAAGATTACCGATTCGTAATCAGTTGTGATAAAGTGAGCTAAGCGGATTTGTATGgatattgaatattatattaatttattatcaatgtTTGAACTAGTCCTTATCTACATCGATTACTATGTCAacgaaagaaataataatctttCCCATGGTATAAATCAGAATgcaataacataatttataatgttaagATACAAGTAAGAAAGATCGTGTTAAAAATTCAAACGAGTTTCTATTCTTTGAATATAGGGTAATTTAATAGGCAGTAtagtaatgtaattttttttagataaaactaAAGAATAACAAAATGGTATTATAGACATcgtttgcaataaaataacttcacaattaatttacatctttaatctgtttttttttcattaaatcaaTTACgtagtatattatgtaaagaCAAAGtcgtatatttaaaagtattttattcctaattaaaattaatttaattctcaTACAACAATTTCGaactaaataacattaaaaccaAACCtcgtattacataaaacaaaactagCCACTCTCTCAAAACTCAGCCAGAGTTacaatttagtaaattagttCCATTTGTCAGTTTAACAAGAACTGACCTACTCAAAACCTAATAAATGAGGTTAAGAACCCATCAATTATTCATAATGGTgtcaaaatgaaaaatatattttgacaaaGAGATCGCAAGCCGTCACCCCTCAcaatgaaaatgtaaaatgtaataaaaagccTACAAAAGAACTGGAAACCTGCAATGTAATCGTGTTATCATTGTGTTATACACGAATGCTTGAAAATAACGATTTTCAGCTGAAATACAGGGTTCTATATTTGTCTGTATATCAGATATCATTATACCATAAatcttcatttaaatttttatttctagtaTTCGCTTCTTAATCATTCATTTGATCTCAAGCTGTGCGTCTACATAATTTTA
This portion of the Pieris brassicae chromosome 6, ilPieBrab1.1, whole genome shotgun sequence genome encodes:
- the LOC123710969 gene encoding forkhead box protein E1-like, producing the protein MATRTVGDKAKWRRRKLSKIPDDDNDCASLAWLLNFRLDALVNVTVPEDEVRVEEPLTVKKPPYTYPELIERALRERGELTVSGIYQWISDHFPFYKANDERWKNSVRHNLSINPHFRKGARASQGAGHLWSLAANAIDLLPQRREQEKTERLEAHIIECPKVIVLDEAAIAAASIIPDQDIFNGGAMFLNPVSAEQVVRECGLITGL